The proteins below come from a single Asanoa ferruginea genomic window:
- a CDS encoding serine/threonine-protein kinase: MAWLRMGTTFLRRYVLLGPIARGGVSTVYHGFDSHSARSLAVKVITPAHADAAGREAAITERLRHPSVPRVYDHGAQALSDGSVVPYVVLELLDGVALAGRLVGGPLPWPEAVRIAATVADVLAVAHRRGVVHRDVSARNVMLTRAGAKMIDFGLAGPAGAPGLPADDVFALGLLLHEMLTGRAAADARPRTAPAPVLAVPGLPRAVAELCRASMTRTPTDRPSSADVAIGLWSSIMPASAPAPRALPAPALHHLN; the protein is encoded by the coding sequence GTGGCGTGGTTGCGGATGGGCACGACGTTCCTCCGGCGCTACGTCCTGCTGGGCCCGATCGCGCGTGGTGGTGTGTCGACCGTCTACCACGGCTTCGACAGCCACTCCGCGCGCTCGCTGGCCGTGAAGGTCATCACGCCGGCACACGCCGACGCCGCCGGCCGGGAGGCGGCGATCACCGAGCGGCTGCGCCATCCGAGCGTCCCGCGGGTCTACGACCACGGCGCCCAGGCGCTGTCCGACGGCTCGGTCGTGCCCTACGTCGTGCTCGAGCTGCTCGACGGCGTCGCCCTGGCCGGCCGGCTGGTCGGCGGCCCGCTGCCCTGGCCGGAGGCGGTCCGGATCGCCGCGACCGTCGCCGACGTGCTCGCCGTGGCCCACCGCCGGGGCGTGGTGCACCGCGACGTGTCGGCGCGCAACGTGATGCTCACCCGGGCCGGCGCCAAGATGATCGACTTCGGGCTGGCCGGCCCCGCCGGCGCGCCCGGGCTGCCCGCCGACGACGTGTTCGCCCTCGGCCTGCTGCTGCACGAGATGCTGACCGGCCGGGCTGCCGCCGACGCCCGCCCGCGCACCGCACCGGCACCGGTGCTGGCCGTCCCGGGCCTGCCCCGCGCGGTCGCGGAGCTCTGCCGGGCCAGCATGACCCGGACGCCGACCGACCGCCCGAGCAGCGCCGACGTCGCGATCGGCCTCTGGTCGTCGATCATGCCGGCCAGCGCACCCGCACCCCGCGCCCTCCCGGCGCCGGCACTTCACCACCTCAACTAG